A single genomic interval of Monodelphis domestica isolate mMonDom1 chromosome X, mMonDom1.pri, whole genome shotgun sequence harbors:
- the SLC35A2 gene encoding UDP-galactose translocator, with product MRGGQAPGVSEAEMTSLAEGNRPGPLPRGRTRAGANMAAEGAGGGDPAVGAVAGAVGPPGGHHQPGLPGASHHRWLKQASLAVLVVQNASLILSIRYARTLPGDRFFATTAVVMAEVLKGATCLLLLFAQKRGNVKHFVLFLHEAVLVQYVDTLKLAVPSLIYTLQNNLQYVAISNLPAATFQVTYQLKILTTALFSVLMLRRSLSRLQWASLLLLFLGVALVQVQQAGGSNGSPRPGGQNPGVGLAAVVASCLSSGFAGVYFEKILKGSSGSVWLRNVQLGLFGTLLGLAGLWWAEGGAVASRGFFFGYTPAVWGVVLNQAFGGLLVAVVVKYADNILKGFATSLSIVVSTAASIRLFGFQVDLLFALGAGLVIGAVYLYSLPRTAAVVTPPLNTAPLASGRHADPEEEPFLPKLLAKEKGS from the exons ATGCGGGGGGGTCAGGCCCCCGGGGTCTCGGAAGCGGAAATGACGAGCCTTGCGGAAGGAAACAGGCCCGGGCCGTTGCCGAGGGGACGGACCCGGGCAGGTGCCAACATGGCAGCGGAGGGTGCAGGCGGAGGGGACCCAGCAGTTGGGGCAGTGGCGGGGGCCGTCGGGCCCCCGGGTGGACACCACCAGCCTGGGCTTCCCGGCGCAA GTCACCACCGGTGGTTGAAGCAGGCGTCTTTGGCTGTACTGGTGGTGCAAAATGCATCCCTGATCCTGAGCATCCGCTACGCTCGGACCCTCCCCGGCGACCGCTTCTTCGCCACCACAGCCGTGGTCATGGCTGAAGTGCTGAAGGGAGCCACCTGTCTCCTGCTGCTGTTCGCCCAGAAGAGGG GGAACGTGAAACATTTCGTGCTGTTTCTGCACGAAGCCGTTCTGGTCCAGTATGTGGACACGCTGAAGCTGGCAGTGCCCTCCCTCATCTACACCCTTCAAAATAACTTGCAGTACGTGGCCATCTCCAACCTGCCAGCAGCCACCTTCCAG GTCACATACCAGCTGAAAATCCTTACCACAGCCCTGTTCTCAGTCCTCATGCTCCGCCGGAGCCTGTCCCGCCTGCAGTGGGCCTCCCTGCTCCTGCTCTTCCTGGGTGTGGCCCTCGTCCAGGTCCAGCAGGCAGGTGGTAGCAATGGGTCACCACGCCCAGGGGGCCAGAACCCTGGGGTGGGTCTGGCAGCTGTGGTGGCTTCATGCCTGTCCTCAGGCTTTGCTGGTGTTTACTTTGAGAAGATCCTGAAGGGTAGTTCAGGGTCTGTGTGGCTGAGGAACGTGCAACTGGGCCTCTTTGGAACTTTGCTGGGCCTGGCAGGGCTGTGGTGGGCAGAGGGTGGGGCTGTGGCCAGTCGAGGCTTCTTTTTTGGCTACACACCAGCCGTCTGGGGGGTGGTGCTGAACCAGGCCTTTGGAGGCCTGTTAGTTGCCGTGGTGGTGAAGTATGCAGACAACATCCTCAAGGGCTTTGCCACCTCCCTCTCCATTGTCGTTTCCACAGCAGCCTCCATCCGCCTGTTCGGCTTCCAGGTGGATCTGCTCTTTGCACTTGGGGCTGGCCTGGTCATCGGGGCCGTCTACCTCTACAGTCTGCCCCGAACTGCTGCCGTGGTCACTCCTCCTCTGAACACAGCGCCGCTGGCCAGTGGCCGCCATGCGGACCCTGAGGAGGAGCCCTTCCTGCCCAA GCTGCTGGCCAAGGAGAAGGGGTCGTAG
- the PQBP1 gene encoding polyglutamine-binding protein 1 isoform X2, whose amino-acid sequence MPLPVALQSRLAKRGILKHMEPEPEEEIIAEDYDDDPVDYEGTRIEGLPPNWYKVFDPVCGLPYYWNVETDLVSWLNPHDPSSVITKAAKKLRSNLEPEEKLDRGYEKLEREELKERRYHRREELAPYPKSKKASRKDEELDPMDPSAYSDAPRGTWSTGLPKRNEAKTGADTTAAGPLFQQRPYPSPGAVLRANAEASRAKQQD is encoded by the exons ATGCCGCTCCCCGTAGCCCTGCAGTCCCGCCTGGCCAAACGCGGCATACTTAAACACATGGAGCCCG AACCAGAGGAAGAAATCATCGCCGAGGACTATGACGATGACCCAGTGGACTACGAGGGCACCAGAATCGAAGGCCTGCCGCCCAACTGGTACAAGGTGTTCGATCCAGTCTG TGGCCTTCCTTATTATTGGAACGTGGAGACAGATCTCGTGTCCTGGCTGAACCCCCATGATCCCAGCTCCGTCATCACCAAGGCAGCCAAGAAACTCAGAAGCAACTTGG agccaGAAGAGAAGCTGGACCGGGGCTACGAAAAGCTAGAAAGGGAGGAGTTGAAGGAGCGCCGTTACCACCGAAGGGAAGAGCTGGCCCCCTACCCTAAGAGCAAAAAAG CCAGCCGAAAGGATGAAGAATTGGACCCTATGGACCCTAGTGCCTATTCTGATGCCCCTCG AGGTACGTGGTCTACAGGTCTCCCCAAACGGAATGAAGCAAAGACAGGGGCCGACACAACTGCCGCTGGGCCCCTATTCCAGCAGCGGCCGTACCCCTCCCCGGGGGCAGTGCTTCGGGCCAATGCTGAGGCCTCCCGGGCCAAGCAGCAAGACTAA
- the PQBP1 gene encoding polyglutamine-binding protein 1 isoform X1 has translation MPLPVALQSRLAKRGILKHMEPAPDLTSNRLPAEPEEEIIAEDYDDDPVDYEGTRIEGLPPNWYKVFDPVCGLPYYWNVETDLVSWLNPHDPSSVITKAAKKLRSNLEPEEKLDRGYEKLEREELKERRYHRREELAPYPKSKKASRKDEELDPMDPSAYSDAPRGTWSTGLPKRNEAKTGADTTAAGPLFQQRPYPSPGAVLRANAEASRAKQQD, from the exons ATGCCGCTCCCCGTAGCCCTGCAGTCCCGCCTGGCCAAACGCGGCATACTTAAACACATGGAGCCCG CCCCTGACTTGACCTCAAACCGGCTCCCTGCAGAACCAGAGGAAGAAATCATCGCCGAGGACTATGACGATGACCCAGTGGACTACGAGGGCACCAGAATCGAAGGCCTGCCGCCCAACTGGTACAAGGTGTTCGATCCAGTCTG TGGCCTTCCTTATTATTGGAACGTGGAGACAGATCTCGTGTCCTGGCTGAACCCCCATGATCCCAGCTCCGTCATCACCAAGGCAGCCAAGAAACTCAGAAGCAACTTGG agccaGAAGAGAAGCTGGACCGGGGCTACGAAAAGCTAGAAAGGGAGGAGTTGAAGGAGCGCCGTTACCACCGAAGGGAAGAGCTGGCCCCCTACCCTAAGAGCAAAAAAG CCAGCCGAAAGGATGAAGAATTGGACCCTATGGACCCTAGTGCCTATTCTGATGCCCCTCG AGGTACGTGGTCTACAGGTCTCCCCAAACGGAATGAAGCAAAGACAGGGGCCGACACAACTGCCGCTGGGCCCCTATTCCAGCAGCGGCCGTACCCCTCCCCGGGGGCAGTGCTTCGGGCCAATGCTGAGGCCTCCCGGGCCAAGCAGCAAGACTAA
- the TIMM17B gene encoding mitochondrial import inner membrane translocase subunit Tim17-B — translation MEEYAREPCPWRIVDDCGGAFTMGVIGGGVFQAIKGFRNAPVGIRHRFRGSISAVRIRAPQIGGSFAVWGGLFSTIDCGLVRLRGKEDPWNSITSGALTGAVLAARSGPLAMVGSAMMGGILLALIEGVGILLTRYTAQQFRNTPPFIEDPGQLPPKEGSAPPPGYPGYGQYQ, via the exons ATGGAGGAGTACGCACGCGAACCCTG CCCCTGGAGGATTGTGGATGACTGCGGTGGGGCCTTCACTATGGGAGTCATCGGGGGAGGCGTCTTCCAGGCCATCAAGGGCTTCCGAAATGCCCCAGTA GGCATCCGCCATAGGTTCCGGGGTAGCATCAGTGCAGTGAGGATCAGGGCACCCCAGATCGGAG GTAGTTTTGCGGTCTGGGGTGGCCTCTTCTCCACCATTGATTGTGGGCTTGTGCGTCTCCGTGGGAAGGAGGACCCATGGAATTCCATCACTAGTGGGGCTCTCACTGGTGCTGTGTTGGCAGCTCGAA GTGGGCCCTTGGCCATGGTTGGATCTGCCATGATGGGAGGGATCCTGCTGGCCCTGATTGAAGGTGTGGGCATCCTCCTCACCCGCTACACAGCCCAGCAGTTCCGGAACA CACCCCCCTTCATAGAAGATCCTGGACAGCTGCCCCCGAAGGAGGGTTCTGCCCCACCCCCCGGCTATCCAGGCTATGGACAGTACCAGTGA